In Humulus lupulus chromosome 6, drHumLupu1.1, whole genome shotgun sequence, a single genomic region encodes these proteins:
- the LOC133785542 gene encoding uncharacterized protein LOC133785542, producing the protein MVMQQFIPEAFIGIEFEEITKAKDFLDAIEKRFAKNDKAEMTSLLASLMSMKYKGQGNVREYIMEMYQIASKLKALKIEISEDFLVLMVLVSLPALFNQFKISYNCQREKWTLNEHISHYVQEEERLKQDKTESAHLASASKDKGKKRKYENEAAKGPTQKKQ; encoded by the coding sequence ATGGTCATGCAACAATTCATTCCAGAAGCCTTCATAGGCATAGAATTTGAAGAGATCACAAAGGCCAAGGATTTCCTCGATGCAATTGAGAAACGCTTTGCTAAAAACGATAAGGCTGAAATGACTTCACTTCTGGCTTCCTTGATGTCCATGAAGTATAAGGGCCAAGGAAATGTTagggagtacattatggaaatgTACCAAATTGCTTCAAAACTTAAGGCACTTAAGATCGAAATTTCTGAGGATTTtcttgttcttatggttttgGTATCGCTTCCTGCATTGTTTAACCAATTCAAAATTAGTTATAACTGTCAAAGAGAGAAATGGACTCTAAATGAGCACATTTCTCACTATgtgcaagaggaagaaaggttgAAGCAAGATAAGACTGAAAGTGCTCACTTGGCCAGTGCCTCCAAAGACAAGGGCAAGAAAAGGAAATACGAGAATGAAGCTGCTAAGGGTCCAACCCAAAAGAAACAATAG